The genomic interval tgacATAAAGAACCACGTGAAATATATTTCTACATCTTAATATGATAGTGTTCATTGATAAACCTTATCATCCTAATCTTGCAACTAGAAATTAAAATCTTCCTGCGACATACTTGCTTAACATAAAAATAGAGATACCAAAAcgcttttaaaataaaaagtaaagttaatatgtaaattttttaaaaaatataatataattataaaagttttcatacttattattttaatatttgttttctgtGGTTCAAAGTAGTATGTTGGTGTAATATCTTAAATGGGTAAAGTAAAAAGTGTTCTGTGATAGGCATAATGCGCTTCCACTGATATAAAAAAGTTACTATCTTTAGCTACTTTGAATGCTTTTGTGTCTGTACAGAGATCATCCCTTTCACTGTGTTGCATTATTGCTTTCGCTTCTAACACTTCATGGCGTCTTCAAATCCTTCCATAGAATTCGGCTCTTCAACTTCCAAACTCCCACAGAAGTACGATGTGCTCATCAACTTTAATGGAGAAGACATCCGCAGGAAATTTGTTTCTCATCTCGATTATGCTCTCTCTACTGTTGGGCTCACCACTTTTCTTCACGAGGAGAATGCAGTGAAAGGCATGCACATCCAACAACCTATTCTGAATCTGTGTCGGGTAGCAATAGTTGTTTTCACCAAAACCTATTCTCAATCTGCTTGGTGTCTTCATGAGCTCCAACAAATCATCAAATGGCAAGAAACTTATTCCCGACATGTTCTGCCCGTATATTACGAAATTCAGCCATCTGATGTACGTCTTCAGAAGGGTGATTTTGGAAAATCATTCAAAGCAACTGCACAAGAAACATTTCCATGGCAACAACTGGAGCATGGCATGTCCAGGTGGAGCCACGCACTCACCAAAGCTGCAAACTTTTTTGGATGGGATGAGAGAAATTACAGGTAAATTACTCACTCGCTCACTCAACCATAATTTGAGCTTGTAGTATAAATTTGGCAGTACGTGACTTCTTCTGTAATTGCTATTGAACTTGAAGGAGTGATGCTGAACTTGTGGACATAATTATTAAGGGCGTTGTTAATTTACCAGTCTTGTCTGCTACTAAATTTCCAGTTGGATTACAATCCCGCGTGAAAGATGtgattcaaattataaaaaataaatccacGGAAGTTTGTGTAATAGGAATATGGGGAGAGGGAGGGTCAGGTAAAACCACCCTTGCCAAAGCTATCTACCATCAACTTCATGGTACATTCACAGAGAAAAGTTTTATTGAAGATATTTCACAATTTAGTCAAACAAGAGGGCATGTTCATTTACAAGAACAACTACTTTCCGATGTCCTAAACACAAAGATAGAGATACGTAGCATTGAGATGGGAAAATGTATGATTAGGGAAAAACTTTCTGGGAAAAAATTGCTCATTGTACTTGACGATACTAAATATGATCCATTATTAGACCTATGCGATAGTCATGTATGGTTAGCTAAAGGAAGTGTCATAATAATTACAGCAAGGGAAGAAAGCCTACTAAGAATACCTGAAATTGGTTCTGTTATTTCGATAAATCTGTTGAGCACAAATGAGTCCCTTGAGCTTCTTAGTTGGCACGCATTCAGAGAAGCAAAACCAGAAGAAGAATACAATGACCTTGCAAAAAGCGTAGCTGTTTGTTGTGGAGGACTACCTCTTGCTCTTGAAGTCATTGGAAGTAGGTTATTTGAAAAAAcgaaagaagaatggaagagtgtATTGTTAGAATTAAAGGAAATTCACAACCATGATGTCCATCGGAAATTGAAAATAAGCTTTGATGGTTTAAGCAATGAAATGGAAAAAGATTTATTCCTTGATgtatgttgtttctttgttggtaAAGGCAGAGCCTTTGTTACAAAGATCCTAAACGACTGTGGAGTAGATGCTGATAGTGGAATAAGAATTCTCATAGAGCGTGGCCTCATACAAGTgaaaaagaacaacaaattaGGAATGCAACCGATGCTACAAAAAATGGGAAGAAAAATTATTCGTCAAATTTCAGGAAAGGAACTTGGGAAGAACCCTCAACTATGGTTTGGCCAGGATGCAGAATATGAACTGTTAGAGAATACTGTACGAACATTTTTTATCCATTGTTTTGAAACTTCTTTTTGAAGTGTTTGCTTTCTAATGTGcaatatattgtttttcttagCTGTTCTCATCACAGCAGACAAAAGTCATTCGGAAATTGcctttgaaaatgtttttaatagcCACAAGAGAGTTATTCGAACATCCTTCAGTAGTAAGAGACAAATCAAGACTTCTGAAACTCACTAGAGATTTTGGGAAACTGAGATGGATCAGTTTGCAAGGGTTTTCTTCAGAATACCTACCTGAAGACTTTTATCTGCAAGATGCAATGGTGATTGATTTAAAACACAGTCTTCTTCGATTCGTCTGGAAAGAACCTCAGGTTTTTATCACgtgtcattttcttttaaaactcagattaattaaaataaaaaatattatttgtttccacttataactgtttttatttttcgttttcttctctAACATTTTGTCAAAAACTATCTTTGTAAAGGTTTTGATGTGGTTAACAGTCCTTAATCTTAGTCACTCCAAGTACTTGAGAGAAACTCCAGACTTTTCTGGACTACCTCGTCTTGAACAGCTCATTCTCAAAGATTGTTCAAGATTGCGCAAAGTACACCATTCTATTGGATGTCTCAACAATCTTGTATTGCTAAATTTGAAGGACTGTACAAGTCTAAGCAATCTCCCAAGAGAGGTATATAAGTTGAAATCTTTAACCACTCTCATTCTCTCTGGTTGTTTGAAGATTGACCCATTGGAAAAATATATAGTGGAAATGGAATCCTTGATAATTCTAATTGCTGAAAATGCAGCTGTGAAACAAGTGCCTTTTTCAATTGTAAGCTCAAAAAGCATTGGATATATATTTCTACGAGGTTTTGAGGGATTGTCATGTAATCTTTTTCCTTCTATCATTCGGTCTTGGATGTCACCAATCATGAATCCCTTATC from Vigna radiata var. radiata cultivar VC1973A chromosome 9, Vradiata_ver6, whole genome shotgun sequence carries:
- the LOC106773038 gene encoding TMV resistance protein N isoform X2, with the protein product MASSNPSIEFGSSTSKLPQKYDVLINFNGEDIRRKFVSHLDYALSTVGLTTFLHEENAVKGMHIQQPILNLCRVAIVVFTKTYSQSAWCLHELQQIIKWQETYSRHVLPVYYEIQPSDVRLQKGDFGKSFKATAQETFPWQQLEHGMSRWSHALTKAANFFGWDERNYRSDAELVDIIIKGVVNLPVLSATKFPVGLQSRVKDVIQIIKNKSTEVCVIGIWGEGGSGKTTLAKAIYHQLHGTFTEKSFIEDISQFSQTRGHVHLQEQLLSDVLNTKIEIRSIEMGKCMIREKLSGKKLLIVLDDTKYDPLLDLCDSHVWLAKGSVIIITAREESLLRIPEIGSVISINLLSTNESLELLSWHAFREAKPEEEYNDLAKSVAVCCGGLPLALEVIGSRLFEKTKEEWKSVLLELKEIHNHDVHRKLKISFDGLSNEMEKDLFLDVCCFFVGKGRAFVTKILNDCGVDADSGIRILIERGLIQVKKNNKLGMQPMLQKMGRKIIRQISGKELGKNPQLWFGQDAEYELLENTLFSSQQTKVIRKLPLKMFLIATRELFEHPSVVRDKSRLLKLTRDFGKLRWISLQGFSSEYLPEDFYLQDAMVIDLKHSLLRFVWKEPQVLMWLTVLNLSHSKYLRETPDFSGLPRLEQLILKDCSRLRKVHHSIGCLNNLVLLNLKDCTSLSNLPREDNGWNDRLPLLSTLANLRSVLVQCDTEFQLCKQVETFLIEYGVNVTKSGISQKNLKYSLIGVGRCKDFFDAVSDSISQVFASNESRDVSLPGDNDPYWLGHMGKGHSVSFTVPRDRDLKGMALCVIYLSTPEIVATECLRSVLIVNYTKCTLQIHNHGTVISFNDIDWQGIIPNLGSGDKVEICVTFAHELVVENIVVYLICSELNDSQKEPAPKKNSLIRFIKKVVM
- the LOC106773038 gene encoding disease resistance protein LAZ5 isoform X1; the protein is MASSNPSIEFGSSTSKLPQKYDVLINFNGEDIRRKFVSHLDYALSTVGLTTFLHEENAVKGMHIQQPILNLCRVAIVVFTKTYSQSAWCLHELQQIIKWQETYSRHVLPVYYEIQPSDVRLQKGDFGKSFKATAQETFPWQQLEHGMSRWSHALTKAANFFGWDERNYRSDAELVDIIIKGVVNLPVLSATKFPVGLQSRVKDVIQIIKNKSTEVCVIGIWGEGGSGKTTLAKAIYHQLHGTFTEKSFIEDISQFSQTRGHVHLQEQLLSDVLNTKIEIRSIEMGKCMIREKLSGKKLLIVLDDTKYDPLLDLCDSHVWLAKGSVIIITAREESLLRIPEIGSVISINLLSTNESLELLSWHAFREAKPEEEYNDLAKSVAVCCGGLPLALEVIGSRLFEKTKEEWKSVLLELKEIHNHDVHRKLKISFDGLSNEMEKDLFLDVCCFFVGKGRAFVTKILNDCGVDADSGIRILIERGLIQVKKNNKLGMQPMLQKMGRKIIRQISGKELGKNPQLWFGQDAEYELLENTLFSSQQTKVIRKLPLKMFLIATRELFEHPSVVRDKSRLLKLTRDFGKLRWISLQGFSSEYLPEDFYLQDAMVIDLKHSLLRFVWKEPQVLMWLTVLNLSHSKYLRETPDFSGLPRLEQLILKDCSRLRKVHHSIGCLNNLVLLNLKDCTSLSNLPREVYKLKSLTTLILSGCLKIDPLEKYIVEMESLIILIAENAAVKQVPFSIVSSKSIGYIFLRGFEGLSCNLFPSIIRSWMSPIMNPLSYIHSFCMDIEDNGWNDRLPLLSTLANLRSVLVQCDTEFQLCKQVETFLIEYGVNVTKSGISQKNLKYSLIGVGRCKDFFDAVSDSISQVFASNESRDVSLPGDNDPYWLGHMGKGHSVSFTVPRDRDLKGMALCVIYLSTPEIVATECLRSVLIVNYTKCTLQIHNHGTVISFNDIDWQGIIPNLGSGDKVEICVTFAHELVVENIVVYLICSELNDSQKEPAPKKNSLIRFIKKVVM